Proteins from a genomic interval of Gadus morhua chromosome 19, gadMor3.0, whole genome shotgun sequence:
- the tcf4 gene encoding transcription factor 4 isoform X4, with protein sequence MYCAYTIPGMTASSLMYYYNGKAVYAPSASTAEYNRDSPGYPSKPPSTGFPSSFFIPDGHHSGDPWSSSSSSMSQQGYHGSMLGGGNSAHGPAQSSSYCGIHPHDRLSYPSHSSADINSSLPPMSSFHRGAGGAGGGANHYSTASCTATTNGTDSIMANRSQSAAASSSQTGDALGKALASIYSPDHTNNSFSSNPSTPVGSPPSLTAAGSGAWSRNGGPGPTSPNNYEAPLHSLQSRIEDRLERLDDAIHVLRSHAVGPSTAMGGGGNHGDMHNMVTTGHAHNGGMGGYGTGLLPSNRHALMGGSHREDGVSGLRGGHSMPGQGPNQSTTSPDLSQPDPYRALSGGLQGQSTSSLSSEIKSEDEGDENLLQDHKEPKKEDLDIKDLKSVDSNADDEDLSPEQKMEREKERRMANNARERLRVRDINEAFKELGRMVQLHLKSDKPQTKLLILHQAVAVILSLEQQVRERNLNPKAACLKRREEEKISVPTDGTPLSLAAAHHAAVAMGDGSNAMGQM encoded by the exons gtgtaCGCGCCCTCGGCCAGTACAGCAGAGTACAACAGAGACTCCCCTGGTTACCCCTCTAAACCCCCCAGTACCGGCTTCCCCTCGTCCTTCTTcataccag ACGGCCACCACAGTGGAGATccctggagcagcagcagtagcagcatgAGCCAGCAGGGTTACCATGGCAGCATGCTAGGGGGCGGGAACTCTGCCCATGGCCCCGCCCAGAGCTCCTCCTACTGCGGGATTCACCCCCACGACCGCCTG AGCTATCCCTCCCACTCCTCCGCTGACATCAACTCCAGCCTTCCACCAATGTCCAGCTTCCACCGGGGagcgggcggggccgggggcggagCCAACCACTATAGCACTGCCTCCTGCACCGCCACCACCAACGGAACAGACAGCATCATGG ctaaCAGGTCTCAAAGTGCAGCAGCCAGCAGTTCTCAGACTGGAGACGCTCTGGGGAAAGCTCTTGCATCG ATCTACTCCCCTGACCACACCAACAACAGCTTCTCGTCCAACCCCTCCACCCCGGTcggctcccccccctccctcacag CGGCCGGTTCGGGGGCATGGTCGAGGAACGGAGGACCTGGACCGACCTCACCTAATAACTATGAAGCTCCACTGCACTCCCTG CAGAGTCGTATTGAGGACCGGTTGGAGCGTTTGGACGATGCTATCCACGTACTGCGGAGCCACGCGGTCGGCCCCTCCACCGCCATGGGGGGCGGCGGGAACCACGGCGACATGCACAACATGGTCACGACTGGCCACGCCCACAACGGAGGCATGGGCGGGTACGGCACCGGCCTGCTGCCTAGCAACAGACACGCCCTCATG ggcGGGTCGCATAGGGAGGACGGGGTCTCTGGACTGAGAGGGGGTCACTCAATGCCGGGCCAAGGGCCCAACCAGTCCACCACCTCTCCAGACCTCAGCCAGCCGGACCCCTACCGCG ccCTGTCCGGAGGCCTTCAGGGTCAGAGCACCTCCTCTCTGAGCTCAGAGATCAAGTCTGAGGATGAAGGAGACGAGAACCTCCTGCAGGACCATAAGGAGCCCAAGAAGGAGGACCTGGACATCAAGGATCTCAAATCAGTCGATAG caacgctgaTGACGAGGACCTCTCCCCGGAGCAGAAGatggagcgggagaaggagcgGAGGATGGCCAACAACGCCCGCGAGCGTCTGCGCGTGCGTGACATCAACGAGGCCTTCAAGGAGCTGGGCCGGATGGTGCAGCTGCACCTGAAGAGCGACAAGCCCCAGACCAAGCTCCTGATCCTGCACCAGGCGGTGGCAGTGATACTGAGCCTGGAGCAGCAAGTCAGAG AGCGTAACCTGAACCCCAAGGCGGCCTGCCTGAAGcggcgagaggaggagaagatatCCGTGCCGACGGACGGAACACCCCTGTCGCTAGCAGCCGCCCACCACGCGGCGGTTGCCATGGGCGACGGCTCCAACGCCATGGGACAAATGTAA
- the tcf4 gene encoding transcription factor 4 isoform X3 has product MYCAYTIPGMTASSLMYYYNGKAVYAPSASTAEYNRDSPGYPSKPPSTGFPSSFFIPDGHHSGDPWSSSSSSMSQQGYHGSMLGGGNSAHGPAQSSSYCGIHPHDRLSYPSHSSADINSSLPPMSSFHRGAGGAGGGANHYSTASCTATTNGTDSIMANRSQSAAASSSQTGDALGKALASIYSPDHTNNSFSSNPSTPVGSPPSLTAAGSGAWSRNGGPGPTSPNNYEAPLHSLQSRIEDRLERLDDAIHVLRSHAVGPSTAMGGGGNHGDMHNMVTTGHAHNGGMGGYGTGLLPSNRHALMGGSHREDGVSGLRGGHSMPGQGPNQSTTSPDLSQPDPYRALSGGLQGQSTSSLSSEIKSEDEGDENLLQDHKEPKKEDLDIKDLKSVDSNADDEDLSPEQKMEREKERRMANNARERLRVRDINEAFKELGRMVQLHLKSDKPQTKLLILHQAVAVILSLEQQVRERNLNPKAACLKRREEEKISVPTDGTPLSLAAAHHAAVAMGDGSNAMGQMSKLPEFIKMMSDHFL; this is encoded by the exons gtgtaCGCGCCCTCGGCCAGTACAGCAGAGTACAACAGAGACTCCCCTGGTTACCCCTCTAAACCCCCCAGTACCGGCTTCCCCTCGTCCTTCTTcataccag ACGGCCACCACAGTGGAGATccctggagcagcagcagtagcagcatgAGCCAGCAGGGTTACCATGGCAGCATGCTAGGGGGCGGGAACTCTGCCCATGGCCCCGCCCAGAGCTCCTCCTACTGCGGGATTCACCCCCACGACCGCCTG AGCTATCCCTCCCACTCCTCCGCTGACATCAACTCCAGCCTTCCACCAATGTCCAGCTTCCACCGGGGagcgggcggggccgggggcggagCCAACCACTATAGCACTGCCTCCTGCACCGCCACCACCAACGGAACAGACAGCATCATGG ctaaCAGGTCTCAAAGTGCAGCAGCCAGCAGTTCTCAGACTGGAGACGCTCTGGGGAAAGCTCTTGCATCG ATCTACTCCCCTGACCACACCAACAACAGCTTCTCGTCCAACCCCTCCACCCCGGTcggctcccccccctccctcacag CGGCCGGTTCGGGGGCATGGTCGAGGAACGGAGGACCTGGACCGACCTCACCTAATAACTATGAAGCTCCACTGCACTCCCTG CAGAGTCGTATTGAGGACCGGTTGGAGCGTTTGGACGATGCTATCCACGTACTGCGGAGCCACGCGGTCGGCCCCTCCACCGCCATGGGGGGCGGCGGGAACCACGGCGACATGCACAACATGGTCACGACTGGCCACGCCCACAACGGAGGCATGGGCGGGTACGGCACCGGCCTGCTGCCTAGCAACAGACACGCCCTCATG ggcGGGTCGCATAGGGAGGACGGGGTCTCTGGACTGAGAGGGGGTCACTCAATGCCGGGCCAAGGGCCCAACCAGTCCACCACCTCTCCAGACCTCAGCCAGCCGGACCCCTACCGCG ccCTGTCCGGAGGCCTTCAGGGTCAGAGCACCTCCTCTCTGAGCTCAGAGATCAAGTCTGAGGATGAAGGAGACGAGAACCTCCTGCAGGACCATAAGGAGCCCAAGAAGGAGGACCTGGACATCAAGGATCTCAAATCAGTCGATAG caacgctgaTGACGAGGACCTCTCCCCGGAGCAGAAGatggagcgggagaaggagcgGAGGATGGCCAACAACGCCCGCGAGCGTCTGCGCGTGCGTGACATCAACGAGGCCTTCAAGGAGCTGGGCCGGATGGTGCAGCTGCACCTGAAGAGCGACAAGCCCCAGACCAAGCTCCTGATCCTGCACCAGGCGGTGGCAGTGATACTGAGCCTGGAGCAGCAAGTCAGAG AGCGTAACCTGAACCCCAAGGCGGCCTGCCTGAAGcggcgagaggaggagaagatatCCGTGCCGACGGACGGAACACCCCTGTCGCTAGCAGCCGCCCACCACGCGGCGGTTGCCATGGGCGACGGCTCCAACGCCATGGGACAAAT gtccaAGCTGCCAGAGTTCATCAAGATGATGAGTGACCATTTCCTCTGA